One genomic region from Thermoleptolyngbya sichuanensis A183 encodes:
- a CDS encoding ABC transporter permease/M1 family aminopeptidase, producing MLHKLALIASFLISLITFSGLGLGLWLGSILPWMAPQRIGPFNLLSYVQPYLYLVIPNILIFGLFSFALGLLTRRTLTSYLSIVGLYFAYSVVAFIFSVLNLDAFFNVLANPFGNGSVDYAVRFWTKIEQNTLSVPFAPAIWLSRLIYLGLSAAFFAWIWRRFSFAGMATARPRLEQFLDWLERRFLVWKTTPPQERPAEAVPVRSELATLPTAHRHYGPGAQANHVWRIVQMELKRLIWNPLVLAILSISVLVLMVLVGTSIRDNFGAPALPATAFILDMASLLVKFLAPLLIIFLAGDLVWREREVKVDPLTDLLPVRSWAVVLGKLLALVLILALVLVLLTLGGLLAQTLQQYTHYELGVYAIGFFTLVLVDLLLISILAITIQVLVNQKFLGYLLSAALVIVFAQGDALFRSARLLQYGYKPDAYYSPISGYGGMLEPVRWYQGYWLAIALLLLCVSALFWVRGVDTQPKQRWRIARQRFTRPMQTVMGLSALAAILLGGWIFYNTHLLNPAPSRAQVEAQVIAYEQAYGRLIDAQPKITAVDWQGDLYPEADGRFAVKGTYTLENKTQQPIDTILLNLAKDIQVNQLTVNGSAATATAEHPVVQAYEFALAAPLQPGATAEVSFDLLKKPGPAVARAGIKNFASHFENGLNFRSVDFMPMVGFFQRPRLKNEQKREQAGLPPLDPTAEAARQTQYTPLTPAGDADLAQFSATLSTSADQIAITSGELRRDWVEGNRHYFQYQSQEPILPVVPILSGRYEVLKDQWQDVQLELYYHPGHDRNLERMARGMKNTLDYATQNFGPFPHTTLRLVEVPYVGEAVSYPATITRGERFGYLAKFDDNDPTSVDEAFRIAAHETAHQWWGQQLIPSDTPGTKFLLEALPEYTANQVYG from the coding sequence TTGCTTCATAAATTAGCTCTGATCGCCAGTTTTTTGATCAGCCTGATCACGTTTTCAGGGCTGGGGTTAGGACTTTGGCTGGGGTCAATTTTGCCCTGGATGGCTCCTCAACGCATCGGCCCCTTCAATCTCCTCAGCTATGTCCAGCCCTACCTCTATCTGGTCATTCCCAATATCCTGATTTTTGGTCTGTTTAGCTTTGCCCTGGGATTACTTACCCGCCGCACCCTGACCAGCTACCTGAGCATTGTCGGACTGTATTTTGCCTACAGCGTTGTTGCCTTCATCTTCTCTGTTCTTAACTTGGATGCGTTCTTCAATGTTCTGGCGAATCCCTTTGGGAATGGCTCCGTAGACTACGCTGTCCGGTTTTGGACCAAGATTGAGCAAAATACCTTATCGGTGCCCTTTGCCCCGGCCATCTGGCTGTCGCGGTTGATCTATCTGGGGCTGAGCGCAGCCTTTTTTGCCTGGATTTGGCGACGCTTTAGCTTTGCAGGCATGGCCACGGCCCGCCCCCGACTGGAGCAATTCCTAGACTGGCTAGAACGGCGGTTCCTGGTTTGGAAAACCACCCCGCCGCAGGAACGCCCAGCAGAGGCGGTCCCCGTCCGGTCTGAATTGGCGACCCTCCCCACTGCTCACCGCCACTACGGCCCCGGTGCCCAGGCAAACCATGTCTGGCGCATCGTCCAAATGGAACTCAAGCGATTGATCTGGAATCCGCTGGTGCTGGCGATTTTAAGTATTAGCGTGCTGGTGTTGATGGTGCTAGTCGGCACGTCTATTCGGGATAATTTTGGTGCTCCTGCCCTGCCCGCCACAGCCTTCATCTTGGACATGGCATCCTTGCTGGTGAAATTCCTGGCCCCGCTGTTGATTATTTTCCTGGCCGGGGATCTGGTCTGGCGGGAGCGGGAGGTGAAGGTAGACCCCCTCACCGACCTGCTGCCCGTGCGCAGTTGGGCTGTGGTGCTGGGTAAGCTCCTGGCCCTGGTGCTGATTCTGGCCCTGGTGCTGGTGCTGCTGACGCTCGGCGGACTTCTGGCCCAAACCCTACAGCAATACACCCACTACGAACTGGGGGTTTACGCCATTGGGTTCTTTACCCTCGTGCTGGTGGATTTGCTGTTGATCAGCATCCTGGCGATCACGATTCAGGTGCTGGTGAACCAGAAGTTTCTGGGCTATCTGCTGTCTGCCGCCCTGGTGATTGTGTTTGCCCAGGGAGATGCGCTGTTTCGGTCGGCGCGGTTGCTCCAGTACGGCTACAAACCCGATGCCTACTACAGCCCGATTAGTGGCTATGGCGGAATGCTGGAGCCAGTCCGCTGGTATCAGGGCTATTGGTTGGCGATCGCCCTTCTGCTCCTTTGTGTTTCCGCCCTGTTCTGGGTGCGCGGCGTGGATACTCAACCCAAACAACGCTGGCGCATTGCCCGCCAACGCTTCACCCGCCCCATGCAGACCGTCATGGGCCTCAGTGCCCTAGCTGCGATTCTCCTGGGTGGCTGGATTTTCTATAACACCCACCTGCTCAACCCGGCCCCCAGCCGCGCCCAAGTGGAAGCCCAGGTGATTGCCTACGAACAAGCCTACGGTCGCCTAATCGATGCCCAGCCCAAGATCACCGCTGTGGATTGGCAGGGGGATCTATACCCCGAGGCCGATGGCCGCTTTGCCGTCAAGGGTACCTATACCCTAGAAAACAAGACCCAGCAGCCCATTGACACCATTCTGCTGAACCTGGCCAAAGACATTCAGGTCAATCAACTGACGGTCAACGGTAGCGCTGCCACCGCCACTGCGGAACATCCCGTGGTGCAAGCCTACGAGTTTGCGCTGGCGGCTCCCCTACAACCGGGGGCTACTGCCGAAGTTAGCTTTGACTTGCTGAAAAAGCCCGGCCCAGCGGTGGCAAGAGCAGGCATTAAGAATTTCGCAAGCCATTTCGAGAATGGATTGAATTTCAGAAGCGTTGACTTTATGCCCATGGTCGGCTTCTTCCAGCGGCCCCGGCTTAAGAACGAGCAGAAGCGCGAACAGGCAGGCCTGCCCCCCCTCGATCCAACCGCCGAAGCCGCCAGACAGACCCAATACACCCCCCTAACTCCGGCTGGGGATGCTGACTTGGCCCAGTTCTCCGCCACCCTCAGCACCAGCGCCGACCAAATCGCCATTACCTCCGGCGAACTCCGGCGAGACTGGGTAGAGGGAAACCGCCACTACTTCCAGTACCAGAGCCAAGAGCCCATTCTTCCGGTGGTGCCCATCCTGTCAGGGCGGTACGAGGTGCTCAAGGATCAGTGGCAGGACGTACAGCTTGAGCTGTACTACCACCCAGGGCACGATCGCAACCTGGAACGCATGGCGCGGGGTATGAAAAACACCCTGGACTACGCCACGCAAAACTTCGGCCCCTTCCCCCACACAACCCTGCGCCTAGTGGAAGTGCCCTACGTGGGTGAGGCCGTCAGCTATCCGGCCACCATCACCCGGGGCGAACGCTTTGGTTATCTGGCCAAGTTTGACGACAACGACCCCACCAGCGTAGACGAGGCCTTCCGCATTGCCGCCCATGAAACCGCCCACCAGTGGTGGGGGCAGCAGTTAATCCCATCCGATACCCCTGGTACCAAATTTCTGCTGGAGGCCCTGCCGGAATACACCGCCAACCAGGTCTATGGCTGA